The following coding sequences lie in one Myxococcus xanthus genomic window:
- a CDS encoding helix-turn-helix transcriptional regulator, producing the protein MSNVHERLRRLLFLVPYVSKHPGVTVDALARALNVSREDLLEELDLLTCVGRPPFNPDDYIDIYVDNDRVYVDLDQRLFAPPRLTPGEAAALAASAELLRPATGDALQSALQKLERVLPPATRERYREMYRKIDASTEAPLALGPLTRAIIERLEVTFGYASPGRSPEPRTVRPYELLSHRGQWYLQGYCHTRQDARLFRLDRMEDILVTDVPFQPPADARADVPNPARGLTDSSVRVRFSSVAAPYVKERFGQDARPLADGGVEVLVAGDSERWLTQWVLSFGGEAQVMEPASARAAVARAARASVGL; encoded by the coding sequence ATGAGCAACGTCCACGAGCGGCTCCGCCGCCTGCTGTTCCTGGTTCCCTACGTCTCCAAGCACCCCGGCGTCACGGTGGACGCGCTCGCGCGCGCCCTCAACGTCAGCCGCGAGGACCTGCTGGAGGAGCTGGACCTGCTCACCTGCGTGGGCCGGCCGCCCTTCAACCCGGACGACTACATCGACATCTACGTGGACAACGACCGCGTCTACGTGGACCTGGACCAGCGCCTGTTCGCGCCGCCCCGGTTGACGCCGGGCGAGGCCGCGGCGCTGGCCGCGTCGGCGGAGCTGCTGCGGCCGGCCACGGGGGACGCATTGCAGAGCGCCCTTCAGAAGCTGGAGCGCGTGCTGCCGCCCGCCACCCGCGAGCGCTACCGGGAGATGTACCGGAAGATTGATGCGTCCACGGAGGCGCCCCTGGCCCTGGGGCCGCTCACCCGGGCCATCATCGAGCGCCTGGAGGTGACGTTCGGCTATGCCAGCCCCGGCCGGTCGCCGGAGCCGCGCACCGTGCGCCCCTACGAACTGCTCAGCCACCGGGGGCAGTGGTATCTGCAGGGCTACTGCCACACCCGGCAGGACGCGCGCCTGTTCCGCCTGGACCGGATGGAGGACATCCTCGTCACGGACGTGCCCTTCCAGCCGCCCGCGGACGCCCGGGCGGACGTGCCCAACCCGGCGCGGGGCCTGACGGACTCTTCGGTGCGCGTGCGCTTCTCCTCCGTGGCCGCCCCCTATGTGAAGGAGCGCTTCGGCCAGGACGCCCGCCCGCTTGCCGACGGGGGCGTGGAGGTGCTGGTGGCGGGGGACAGCGAACGCTGGCTCACCCAGTGGGTCCTGTCCTTTGGTGGCGAGGCGCAGGTCATGGAACCGGCCTCCGCGCGTGCGGCCGTTGCCCGAGCGGCGCGGGCCTCTGTAGGATTGTAA
- the acnA gene encoding aconitate hydratase AcnA has translation MTDSFGTKSQLKVGSATYDLFSLGKLAKSHPAVNRLPFSLKVLLENLLRHEDGRVVKREHVEKMLAWDPKATPDVEISFHPARVLLQDFTGVPAVVDLAAMREALASMGGNPDKINPRNPADLVIDHSVQIDSFATSAAFKENAELEFERNRERYAFLRWGQSAFKGFGVVPPDIGICHQVNLEFLAHVTFRQGSTVYPDTLVGTDSHTTMINGLGVVGWGVGGIEAEAALLGQPITMLIPQVVGFKLSGKLPAGATATDLVLTVTQMLRKKGVVGKFVEFYGSGLKNLSLPDRATIANMAPEYGATIGFFPVDEESLNYLRFTGRPDDLVALTEAYAKEQGLWRRDDAEDPLFSDTLELDLSTVVPSLAGPKRPQDRVPLKDMKSGYEKSLVEMLSAGKSKGEDEEGGKGKAAAAAAVPPERLAQTVTVKNGRQSYQMGHGAVVIASITSCTNTSNPAVLVGAGILAKKAVERGLNPKPWVKTSLAPGSRVVSEYLRDAGLLPYLEAVGFHIVGYGCTTCIGNSGPLTEPVANAVTEGDLVVAAVLSGNRNFEGRINPHVRMNYLASPPLVVAYALAGEVGMDLDNEPLGTDPNGRPVFLKDIWPTNEEIQEVIRTSVKPEQFRSQYANAMEGDALWQQLPVGKGSTFQWDDTSTYVRKPPFFENLPKEPKATQDIHGAHVMALLGDSVTTDHISPAGNIAKTSPAAKYLMANGVEPKDFNSYGARRGNHEVMVRGTFANIRLKNLLVPGVEGGVTVHIPTRERMSIYDASMKYQAEGTPLVVLAGAEYGTGSSRDWAAKGTMLLGVKAVIAKSFERIHRSNLVGMGVLPLQFEAGQDAQSLGLTGHEKFDITGVAQDLAPQKKLTVKATGESGTKEFTVVCRIDTPNELDYYRHGGILQYVLRQLAKA, from the coding sequence ATGACCGACAGTTTCGGCACGAAGTCCCAGCTCAAGGTGGGCTCCGCCACCTATGACCTCTTCAGCCTGGGCAAGCTGGCCAAATCCCACCCGGCGGTGAACCGCCTGCCGTTCTCGCTGAAGGTCCTGCTGGAGAACCTGCTGCGGCACGAGGATGGCCGCGTGGTGAAGCGCGAGCACGTGGAGAAGATGCTGGCCTGGGACCCCAAGGCCACCCCGGACGTGGAGATCTCCTTCCACCCCGCTCGCGTGCTGCTCCAGGACTTCACGGGCGTGCCCGCGGTGGTGGACCTGGCGGCCATGCGTGAGGCGCTGGCCTCCATGGGCGGCAACCCGGACAAGATCAACCCGCGCAACCCGGCCGACCTGGTCATCGACCACTCGGTGCAGATTGACTCCTTCGCGACGTCCGCCGCGTTCAAGGAGAACGCCGAGCTGGAGTTCGAGCGCAACCGTGAGCGGTACGCGTTCCTCCGCTGGGGCCAGAGCGCGTTCAAGGGCTTTGGCGTGGTTCCGCCGGACATCGGCATCTGCCACCAGGTCAACCTGGAGTTCCTGGCGCACGTGACGTTCCGCCAGGGCAGCACCGTGTACCCGGACACGCTGGTGGGCACCGACAGCCACACCACGATGATCAACGGCCTGGGCGTGGTGGGCTGGGGCGTGGGCGGCATCGAGGCCGAGGCCGCGCTGCTGGGCCAGCCGATTACGATGCTGATTCCGCAGGTGGTGGGCTTCAAGCTCTCCGGCAAGCTGCCCGCGGGCGCCACCGCCACGGACCTGGTGCTCACTGTCACGCAGATGCTTCGCAAGAAGGGCGTGGTGGGCAAGTTCGTGGAGTTCTACGGCAGCGGCCTGAAGAACCTGTCCCTGCCGGACCGCGCCACCATCGCGAACATGGCGCCCGAGTACGGCGCCACCATCGGCTTCTTCCCGGTGGACGAGGAGAGCCTCAACTACCTGCGCTTCACCGGCCGTCCGGACGACCTGGTGGCCCTCACCGAGGCCTACGCCAAGGAGCAGGGCCTGTGGCGGCGTGACGACGCCGAGGACCCCCTCTTCAGCGACACGCTGGAGCTGGACCTGTCCACCGTGGTGCCCAGCCTCGCCGGCCCCAAGCGCCCGCAGGACCGCGTGCCCCTCAAGGACATGAAGTCCGGCTACGAGAAGTCGCTGGTGGAGATGCTGTCGGCCGGCAAGAGCAAGGGCGAGGACGAGGAGGGTGGCAAGGGCAAGGCCGCCGCCGCCGCCGCGGTGCCTCCCGAGCGCCTGGCGCAGACCGTCACCGTGAAGAACGGCCGCCAGAGCTACCAGATGGGCCACGGCGCGGTGGTGATTGCGTCGATTACGTCCTGCACCAACACCTCCAACCCGGCGGTGCTGGTGGGCGCGGGCATCCTGGCGAAGAAGGCCGTGGAGCGCGGCCTCAACCCGAAGCCGTGGGTGAAGACGTCCCTGGCCCCGGGCAGCCGCGTGGTCAGCGAGTACCTGCGCGACGCCGGCCTGCTGCCGTACCTGGAGGCGGTGGGCTTCCACATCGTGGGCTACGGCTGCACCACGTGCATCGGCAACTCCGGTCCGCTGACGGAGCCCGTGGCCAACGCCGTCACCGAGGGGGACCTCGTCGTCGCCGCGGTGTTGTCCGGCAACCGCAACTTCGAAGGCCGCATCAACCCGCACGTGCGCATGAACTACCTGGCCAGCCCGCCGCTGGTGGTGGCCTACGCGCTGGCTGGCGAAGTGGGCATGGACCTGGACAACGAGCCGCTGGGCACCGACCCCAACGGCCGTCCTGTGTTCCTCAAGGACATCTGGCCCACCAACGAGGAGATTCAGGAGGTCATCCGCACCTCCGTGAAGCCGGAGCAGTTCCGCAGCCAGTACGCCAACGCCATGGAGGGCGACGCGCTCTGGCAGCAGCTGCCGGTGGGCAAGGGCTCCACGTTCCAGTGGGACGACACGTCCACCTACGTGCGCAAGCCGCCCTTCTTCGAGAACCTGCCGAAGGAGCCCAAGGCGACGCAGGACATCCATGGCGCGCACGTGATGGCGCTGCTGGGTGACTCCGTCACCACGGACCACATCTCCCCCGCGGGCAACATCGCCAAGACGAGCCCGGCGGCCAAGTACCTCATGGCCAACGGCGTGGAGCCCAAGGACTTCAACTCCTACGGCGCGCGCCGCGGCAACCACGAGGTGATGGTGCGCGGCACCTTCGCCAACATCCGCCTGAAGAACCTGCTGGTTCCGGGCGTGGAGGGCGGCGTCACCGTCCACATCCCCACGCGCGAGCGGATGAGCATCTACGACGCGTCCATGAAGTACCAGGCGGAGGGCACGCCGCTGGTGGTGCTGGCGGGCGCGGAGTACGGCACCGGCTCCAGCCGTGACTGGGCGGCCAAGGGAACCATGCTGCTGGGCGTGAAGGCCGTCATCGCCAAGAGCTTCGAGCGCATCCACCGCTCCAACCTGGTGGGCATGGGCGTGCTGCCGCTCCAGTTCGAGGCGGGCCAGGACGCGCAGTCGCTGGGCCTCACCGGTCACGAGAAGTTCGACATCACCGGCGTGGCGCAGGACCTGGCGCCGCAGAAGAAGCTCACCGTGAAGGCCACGGGTGAGAGTGGTACCAAGGAGTTCACGGTGGTGTGCCGCATCGACACGCCGAACGAGCTCGACTACTACCGCCACGGCGGCATCCTGCAGTACGTGCTCCGCCAACTGGCCAAGGCCTAG
- a CDS encoding FHA domain-containing protein: MPFQLTISEGREAGKEFVFDQDSVLIGRSTDCDVALFDPGVSRRHCRIFLDGDAYAVEDQGSANGSLVNGSPVKTQVLEDGDKLTLGPVTFIFAMLTDEPATGEEELPAGAQEGDGSTRIVSLDSLKRQRNKGVALAPEGADQEELNEIREGATRSNLQALRPVSQGQSGSRAAIERSAPAAPPAKRPSSSPPPVRARPAPAAGGGGGLSAAERARIRRESPGVVSSAKLFWADASQGVRTGIIGGGVAMVLALFGVLYWLVLSGEDGQPVGEEPSMLSGQPIRDSFGLGPSVTWERADMKVFEWEYTAATRAVVILHYQARSISKDEVVVSVNGVDVGKVPPDTLASQDRSIELMIPAQHLKKGEPNRIIFDNVKNPPGEDPWVIWNIWVERALLPDLLPEELVREATEYHKRGLKHFQTPDIGARNRYEAWKSFRVSWLMLEAHPEPKPDLYYDAQERMKAAQQELDRTCSKLLLEVEGYYNQGNYKSASATLDHVKEYFPEFDQPCATRADAKRAEYGL; this comes from the coding sequence ATGCCTTTCCAGCTGACGATCTCCGAGGGTAGAGAAGCCGGTAAGGAGTTCGTCTTCGACCAGGACTCCGTTCTCATCGGCCGTTCGACGGATTGCGACGTCGCGCTGTTCGACCCGGGTGTGTCCCGGCGCCACTGCCGCATCTTCCTCGACGGTGATGCCTACGCCGTCGAGGACCAGGGCAGCGCCAACGGTTCGCTCGTCAACGGCAGTCCGGTGAAGACGCAGGTGCTCGAGGACGGCGACAAGCTGACCCTGGGCCCGGTGACGTTCATCTTCGCCATGCTGACGGACGAGCCGGCCACGGGTGAAGAGGAGCTCCCCGCCGGCGCCCAGGAAGGCGATGGCAGCACGCGCATCGTCTCCCTGGATTCCCTGAAGCGGCAGCGCAACAAGGGCGTCGCGCTGGCCCCGGAGGGGGCCGACCAGGAGGAGCTGAACGAAATCCGCGAGGGCGCCACCCGCTCCAACCTGCAGGCCCTGCGCCCTGTGTCCCAGGGGCAGAGCGGCTCACGGGCGGCCATCGAGCGCTCGGCGCCAGCGGCACCGCCCGCGAAGCGGCCGTCCAGCTCGCCCCCGCCGGTCCGGGCTCGTCCGGCGCCAGCAGCCGGGGGCGGTGGTGGCCTGTCCGCGGCGGAGCGCGCGCGCATCCGGCGTGAGTCCCCTGGCGTGGTGTCCAGCGCGAAGCTCTTCTGGGCGGACGCCAGCCAGGGCGTGCGCACCGGCATCATCGGTGGCGGCGTGGCCATGGTGCTCGCGCTGTTCGGCGTCCTCTACTGGCTGGTGCTGAGCGGCGAGGACGGCCAGCCGGTGGGCGAGGAGCCCTCGATGCTCAGCGGGCAGCCCATCCGCGACTCGTTCGGCCTGGGGCCGAGCGTGACGTGGGAGCGCGCGGACATGAAGGTCTTCGAGTGGGAGTACACCGCCGCCACGCGCGCGGTGGTCATCCTCCACTACCAGGCCCGGAGCATCTCCAAGGACGAGGTCGTGGTGAGCGTCAACGGCGTGGACGTGGGCAAGGTGCCGCCCGACACGCTGGCCAGCCAGGACCGCTCCATCGAACTGATGATTCCGGCCCAGCACCTGAAGAAGGGCGAGCCCAACCGCATCATCTTCGACAACGTGAAGAATCCGCCGGGCGAAGACCCGTGGGTCATCTGGAACATCTGGGTGGAGCGCGCGCTGCTGCCGGACCTGCTGCCCGAGGAGCTGGTGCGCGAGGCCACCGAGTACCACAAGCGGGGCTTGAAGCACTTCCAGACGCCGGACATCGGCGCTCGCAACCGCTACGAGGCCTGGAAGTCCTTCCGCGTGTCGTGGCTGATGCTGGAGGCCCACCCGGAGCCGAAGCCGGACCTCTATTACGACGCCCAGGAGCGCATGAAGGCGGCGCAGCAGGAACTGGACCGCACCTGCTCCAAGCTGCTCCTGGAGGTGGAGGGCTACTACAACCAAGGCAACTACAAGAGCGCCTCCGCCACCCTGGACCACGTGAAGGAGTACTTCCCGGAGTTCGACCAGCCGTGCGCCACCCGCGCGGACGCCAAGCGCGCGGAGTACGGCCTCTAG
- a CDS encoding phospholipase D-like domain-containing protein produces MRDQEALTEQSGEADTGAPRRAPTPPGPVPEHEPVWSPNVSGLLLSRYYLPRRHAVVQGNACQLLRDGVEAYPAMLEAIRGARRYVRLETYMFVSDAVGELFGEALAEAAERGVHVKVLYDAVGSWTSRRSFFAGLRARGVDIRAFKPFSLSRGLRHLLRRDHRKILVVDGEVAFTGGVNISAHWAPAEIGAAWRDDVLRIEGPAVHELERCFSATWRMMFQGRFHRLTRRLERLRNPPPRRGAVGLAVLSSRRSIHRSYLHAIRRARRSVLVAAAYFIPDRRMVMALREAARRGVEVHLLLNARSDHPILEFMARAFYERLLGAGVRIFEWQRGVLHAKTAVVDGVWGTIGSFNLERLSLAFNHEVNAVFADPRLGQQLEDSFRTDCGDCREVTLAEFRRRPLWQKLLERALSLLRKII; encoded by the coding sequence ATGCGTGACCAGGAGGCGTTGACCGAGCAGTCGGGTGAAGCGGACACGGGCGCGCCGCGGCGTGCGCCCACGCCCCCGGGGCCCGTGCCGGAGCATGAGCCGGTGTGGAGCCCCAACGTCTCCGGGCTGCTCCTGTCGCGCTACTACCTGCCGCGCCGCCACGCGGTGGTGCAGGGCAACGCCTGCCAGCTGCTGCGCGACGGCGTGGAGGCCTACCCGGCGATGCTGGAGGCCATCCGCGGGGCGCGGCGTTATGTCCGCCTGGAGACGTACATGTTCGTCTCCGACGCCGTCGGCGAACTGTTCGGCGAGGCGCTGGCGGAGGCGGCCGAGCGCGGCGTGCACGTGAAGGTGCTGTACGACGCGGTGGGCTCCTGGACGAGCCGCCGGAGCTTCTTCGCCGGGCTGCGCGCGCGGGGCGTGGACATCCGCGCCTTCAAGCCCTTCAGCCTGTCACGCGGGCTGCGGCACCTGCTGCGGAGGGACCACCGCAAGATTCTGGTGGTGGACGGTGAGGTGGCCTTCACCGGCGGGGTGAACATCTCCGCCCACTGGGCACCCGCGGAGATTGGCGCGGCGTGGCGGGACGACGTGCTGCGCATCGAAGGGCCGGCCGTCCACGAGCTGGAGCGGTGTTTCTCCGCCACGTGGCGGATGATGTTCCAGGGCCGCTTCCACCGGTTGACCCGGCGGCTGGAGCGCCTGCGCAACCCGCCACCCCGGCGCGGCGCGGTGGGGCTGGCGGTGTTGTCCAGTCGGCGAAGCATCCACCGGTCCTATCTGCACGCCATCCGCCGGGCCCGGCGCAGCGTGCTGGTGGCCGCCGCCTACTTCATCCCGGACCGGCGCATGGTGATGGCGCTGCGCGAGGCGGCCCGGCGCGGGGTGGAGGTCCATCTGCTGCTCAACGCTCGCAGTGACCACCCCATCCTGGAGTTCATGGCCCGGGCCTTCTACGAGCGGCTGCTGGGCGCGGGCGTCCGCATCTTCGAGTGGCAGCGCGGCGTGCTGCACGCCAAGACGGCCGTGGTGGACGGGGTGTGGGGCACCATCGGTTCGTTCAACCTGGAGCGCCTCAGCCTGGCCTTCAATCACGAGGTGAACGCGGTCTTCGCCGACCCTCGCTTGGGACAGCAACTGGAGGACTCCTTCCGCACCGACTGCGGGGACTGCCGCGAGGTGACGCTGGCGGAGTTCCGCCGCCGGCCCCTGTGGCAGAAGCTGCTGGAGCGGGCGCTGTCTCTGCTTCGCAAAATCATCTGA
- a CDS encoding HD domain-containing protein — protein MPALEDAIALAVAAHHGQRDKAGQTYILHPLRVMMRLDTDEERTVAILHDVVEDTPYTLERLRELGYPENVLGALDALTRRQDETYEAFIERLRPLALARRVKLADLEDNMDVRRLAAVTPKDAERLARYRAAWARLREP, from the coding sequence ATGCCCGCACTCGAAGACGCCATCGCGCTCGCGGTGGCCGCGCATCACGGCCAGCGAGACAAGGCTGGCCAGACGTACATCCTCCACCCGCTGCGGGTGATGATGCGGCTGGACACGGACGAAGAGCGCACCGTGGCCATCCTCCACGACGTGGTGGAGGACACGCCCTACACGCTCGAGCGCCTGCGCGAGCTGGGCTACCCGGAAAACGTCCTGGGCGCGCTGGACGCCCTCACCCGCCGCCAGGACGAGACGTACGAGGCCTTCATCGAACGGCTGCGCCCGCTGGCGCTCGCCCGCCGCGTGAAGCTGGCGGACCTGGAGGACAACATGGACGTGCGGCGGCTGGCCGCGGTGACGCCCAAGGACGCCGAGCGCCTGGCCCGCTACCGCGCCGCCTGGGCCCGCCTGCGCGAGCCCTAG